Proteins encoded within one genomic window of Hevea brasiliensis isolate MT/VB/25A 57/8 chromosome 8, ASM3005281v1, whole genome shotgun sequence:
- the LOC110664311 gene encoding uncharacterized protein LOC110664311, which translates to MGLWTLLEGCLLLANALAILNEDRFLAPRGWSFSEFSGGRTKSFKGQLMGLIYATQYMRVPLIILNAICIVVKLVSG; encoded by the coding sequence ATGGGCTTGTGGACATTACTGGAGGGCTGTCTTCTTCTTGCAAATGCTCTAGCAATATTAAATGAAGACCGGTTCCTTGCACCAAGAGGCTGGAGCTTCTCAGAGTTTTCAGGAGGTCGAACAAAGTCTTTCAAAGGGCAGCTTATGGGGCTTATTTATGCAACCCAGTACATGAGAGTTCCTCTTATAATACTGAATGCCATTTGCATTGTTGTAAAGCTAGTGTCTGGATGA